The proteins below come from a single Corylus avellana chromosome ca3, CavTom2PMs-1.0 genomic window:
- the LOC132176262 gene encoding uncharacterized protein LOC132176262 — MEALLPSLSSSLPLTLPPSKNTLFRTKSITSTVNLISHKRCTIFNANRRSVARIAAINDVSAATSPAGVEVTWQIVVGVIAGVTPFVVAGIEFSKRIMAQKRCEVCGGSGLVLRDKYYFRCPGCGGFLPWQSWKRFFSAILTAIKTLEKTQLKHWAYAFVVQFDHMSMAAASSAIIIF, encoded by the exons ATGGAGGCTTTACTCCCATCACTTTCTTCATCACTACCACTCACACTTCCACCTTCAAAAAACACCCTCTTCAGAACCAAATCCATAACATCTACTGTCAATCTTATTTCTCATAAAAGATGCACCATTTTCAATGCAAACCGAAGATCAGTGGCCAGGATTGCGGCGATTAACGATGTTTCCGCCGCAACAAGTCCGGCCGGGGTCGAGGTCACTTGGCAAATAGTTGTCGGCGTTATAG CTGGGGTTACACCTTTTGTGGTGGCAGGGATAGAGTTCAGCAAAAGAATT ATGGCACAGAAAAGGTGTGAGGTTTGTGGAGGGTCAGGGCTTGTTCTGAGAGACAAATACTATTTTCGATGCCCTGGATGTG GTGGGTTTCTGCCATGGCAGTCCTGGAAACGATTCTTTTCAG CAATTCTTACAGCAATTAAAACACTTGAAAAGACTCAACTAAAACACTGGGCATATGCCTTTGTGGTCCAATTTGATCACATGAGCATGGCAGCTGCATCCAGTGCAATCATCATTTTTTAG
- the LOC132176565 gene encoding transcription termination factor MTERF9, chloroplastic produces the protein MAVLFSLYPLNRIPHSSSSSSLGVYGSHLTVQPLSNLASHSHSQRFVVLSTHSNHKILKPNRRSRYGQALSPFDSDDEEADEEDEEDDDDEVEDDGSSPNDDFAETSEFDVNGKRFKSQNRHKTRKGEQRQPEKGWGIRSSKFGESLKVDEDQVDVKNGKNILGTSKMEKVRSLDMNGRGKLVTRKAMEKKYPRLFEEIDLDLKWLPLLDYLSTFGLKESHFIQMYERHMPSLQINVCSAQERLEYLLSVGVKETDVRRILLRQPQILEYTVENNLKSHVAFLMGLGIPSSRVGQIISAAPSLFSYSVENSLKPTVRYLVEEVGIKEKDLGKVIQLSPQILVQRIDISWNTRYIFLSKELGAPRDSVVKMVRKHPQLLHYSIDDGLLPRINFLRGIGMHNSDILKVLTSLTQVLSLSLEENLKPKYTYLINELNNEVHSLTKYPMYLSLSLDQRIRPRHRFLVSLKKAPKGPFPLSSLVPTDECFCQQWAGTSLDKYLAFRQTLLLKEFAKKYGKKG, from the exons atgGCAGTTTTGTTCTCTCTCTACCCTCTCAATAGGATCCctcactcttcttcttcttcttctttgggtgTCTATGGGTCGCACTTGACCGTACAACCTCTATCAAATTTGGCCTCACATTCCCACTCTCAGAGGTTCGTGGTGCTATCGACGCACTCCAACCATAAGATTCTCAAGCCCAACCGGAGGTCGCGGTACGGCCAGGCGCTCTCGCCCTTTGATAGCGATGACGAGGAAGCTGATGAAGAGGACGAagaggatgatgatgacgaGGTGGAGGATGATGGGTCTTCGCCCAAT GATGACTTTGCAGAAACTTCTGAGTTTGATGTTAATGGAAAGAGATTTAAGTCCCAGAACAGacataaaacaagaaaaggtGAGCAGAGACAACCAGAAAAAGGCTGGGGCATCAGATCATCCAAGTTTGGAGAAAGCCTCAAAGTTGACGAAGACCAAGTGGATGTGAAAAATGGCAAGAACATTCTAGGGACGAGTAAAATGGAGAAAGTCAGATCCTTAGATATGAATGGCAGAGGAAAG CTGGTGACAAGGAAAGCCATGGAGAAAAAATATCCTCGGCTATTTGAAGAAATAGATTTGGATCTAAAGTGGCTCCCCCTTCTTGATTACTTGAGCACGTTTGGCCTTAAGGAATCACATTTTATTCAAATGTATGAGAGGCACATGCCTTCCCTTCAAATCAATGTATGTTCTGCACAAGAAAGGTTGGAATACTTGCTGAGTGTTGGGGTCAAAGAAACAGACGTGAGAAGAATACTTTTGAGGCAGCCACAGATTTTAGAGTATACGGTGGAGAACAACTTGAAATCCCATGTTGCTTTCTTGATGGGTTTGGGTATTCCAAGTTCCAGAGTGGGGCAGATAATTTCAGCTGCTCCTTCCCTGTTTTCTTATAGCGTTGAGAATTCATTGAAACCTACAGTTAGATACTTGGTTGAGGAGGTCGGCATTAAGGAAAAAGATTTAGGTAAAGTCATACAGCTTAGCCCCCAAATACTGGTTCAGCGCATCGACATATCATGGAATACTCGTTATATTTTTCTGTCAAAGGAATTGGGAGCACCAAGAGATAGTGTAGTTAAGATGGTGAGAAAACATCCTCAGCTCCTACATTACAGTATCGATGATGGATTACTGCCTAGGATCAATTTCCTGAGGGGTATTGGGATGCATAATTCTGACATCTTGAAAGTTTTAACCAGCCTTACACAG GTTTTATCTTTGTCATTGGAGGAGAATCTAAAGCCTAAGTACACGTACTTGATCAATGAACTTAATAATGAGGTTCATTCCTTGACAAAATATCCTATGTACTTAAGTTTATCTTTGGAtcagagaattcgtcctcgccATAGGTTCTTGGTTTCCCTAAAAAAAGCTCCAAAGGGGCCGTTTCCTCTTAGTTCACTGGTTCCGACCGACGAGTGCTTTTGTCAGCAGTGGGCTGGAACCAGTTTAGATAAATATTTGGCGTTTCGGCAGACACTACTACTCAAGGAGTTTGCAAagaaatatggaaagaaaggaTAA
- the LOC132174753 gene encoding zinc finger CCCH domain-containing protein 18-like isoform X4 gives MMDFSEYTRIVFNKIKKLEPENATKIIGYLLLQDRGDQEIVRLALGPDQLIHEVIFKAKAELQQLATKSAPSPISPLMNPVFNPFSNVSSRPFSSATTAFGVTPPYWDPQLASKHSSDFIPSVCSDSIAELQNQTQLLGLEDPIEAGNSGLSGFSNEYFYPDATIGNFSARASRRFSILPELPRKTCHYFNKGFCKHGSSCRYYHGQVLPESFSQMYGDDAINEDQFFSPRSLDKLEMEIVEILKSRRGNPVSIASLPMIYYENFGKVLQAEGYLTESQRHGKAGYSLTKLLARLKNSIRLIDRPHGQHAVILAEDAAKYMDNRNEKSDPGPIVSGSRQIYLTFPAESTFTEEDVSNYFNSFGPVEDVRIPCQQKRMFGFVTFVSADTVKVILAKGNPHFVCGARVLVKPYREKSKLNERKYPDRIEPQMYYSPHYADMDSELHAMARGCETSRLLRKQLMEEQEQALELERRHLAELQLARKLPASPPYFGYSSDGFKVSHDPFEFPSAERFNYLLDVLNSGSASDDSKLRHTDASRTDPESNQALNLPESPFASAIASGISTVI, from the exons ATGATGGATTTTTCGGAGTATACAAGAATTGTGttcaacaaaatcaagaaattagAACCAGAGAATGCTACAAAGATTATAGGGTATCTTCTTTTACAAGACCGTGGGGATCAAGAAATTGTTAGGTTGGCTTTAGGTCCGGACCAATTGATTCATGAAGTGATTTTCAAAGCCAAAGCTGAACTACAACAGTTGGCTACTAAGTCAGCACCATCTCCTATCTCACCGCTGATGAACCCAGTTTTCAATCCTTTCTCAAATGTTTCTTCTAGGCCTTTTTCATCAGCAACAACAGCCTTTGGGGTTACACCTCCCTATTGGGATCCTCAGCTAGCTAGCAAGCATAGTTCTGATTTCATTCCATCCGTTTGCTCGGATTCTATTGCGGAACTCCAAAACCAGACTCAGTTATTGGGTCTAGAGGATCCAATAGAGGCTGGAAATTCTGGACTTTCAGGATTTTCGAATGAGTACTTTTACCCTGATGCAACAATAGGCAACTTCAGTGCTAGAGCAAGTAGACGGTTTTCGATTCTTCCCGAGTTGCCGCGAAAGACTTGTCACTATTTCAACAAGGGGTTTTGCAAGCATGGAAGTAGCTGTAGGTACTACCATGGGCAAGTCTTGCCTGAGAGCTTCTCTCAGATGTATGGAGATGATGCCATTAATGAAGATCAATTTTTCTCACCCCGGTCTCTTGACAAGCTAGAGATGGAAATCGTTGAGATTTTGAAATCAAGAAGGGGGAATCCTGTTTCAATTGCTTCTCTGCCTATGATATATTATGAGAACTTTGGAAAAGTTCTTCAGGCCGAAGGGTACCTCACTGAGAGCCAGAGACATGGCAAAGCTGGTTATAGTTTGACAAAGCTTCTTGCTCGATTGAAAAATAGTATTCGGCTGATTGACAG GCCTCATGGTCAGCATGCAGTAATTTTGGCTGAAGATGCTGCAAAATACATGGATAATCGGAATGAGAAAAGCGATCCTGGTCCAATTGTCAGTGGCTCACGACAGATATATTTAACATTTCCAGCCGAAAGTACTTTCACTGAAGAGGATGTCTCCAACTACTTCAA CTCCTTCGGCCCGGTTGAAGATGTGAGGATTCCCTGCCAACAGAAACGAATGTTTGGGTTTGTAACCTTTGTTAGTGCAGACACGGTGAAAGTGATTTTGGCAAAAGGAAATCCACATTTTGTTTGCGGGGCTCGTGTTCTTGTGAAACCTTACAGGGAGAAATCAAAGCTCAACGAAAG GAAATACCCAGACAGAATTGAGCCTCAAATGTACTATTCTCCCCACTATGCTGACATGGATTCTGAGCTTCATGCAA TGGCAAGAGGATGTGAGACCTCCAGGTTGCTGAGGAAGCAGCTTATGGAAGAGCAAGAACAAGCCCTTGAACTTGAGAGGAGGCACCTTGCAGAGCTGCAGTTAGCACGGAAACTTCCAGCCAGTCCGCCCTATTTTGGCTACTCCTCGGATGGGTTTAAAGTTTCTCATG ATCCTTTCGAATTCCCATCGGCGGAACGATTCAATTATCTGTTGGATGTTCTGAACAGCGGCTCCGCTAGTGATGATAGTAAACTGAGGCATACGGATGCCTCCCGCACTGACCCGGAGAG CAATCAAGCTCTAAATCTCCCCGAGAGCCCATTTGCATCTGCAATAGCTAGCGGCATTTCAACGGTCATATAG
- the LOC132174753 gene encoding zinc finger CCCH domain-containing protein 18-like isoform X3, whose translation MMDFSEYTRIVFNKIKKLEPENATKIIGYLLLQDRGDQEIVRLALGPDQLIHEVIFKAKAELQQLATKSAPSPISPLMNPVFNPFSNVSSRPFSSATTAFGVTPPYWDPQLASKHSSDFIPSVCSDSIAELQNQTQLLGLEDPIEAGNSGLSGFSNEYFYPDATIGNFSARASRRFSILPELPRKTCHYFNKGFCKHGSSCRYYHGQVLPESFSQMYGDDAINEDQFFSPRSLDKLEMEIVEILKSRRGNPVSIASLPMIYYENFGKVLQAEGYLTESQRHGKAGYSLTKLLARLKNSIRLIDRPHGQHAVILAEDAAKYMDNRNEKSDPGPIVSGSRQIYLTFPAESTFTEEDVSNYFNSFGPVEDVRIPCQQKRMFGFVTFVSADTVKVILAKGNPHFVCGARVLVKPYREKSKLNESRKYPDRIEPQMYYSPHYADMDSELHAMARGCETSRLLRKQLMEEQEQALELERRHLAELQLARKLPASPPYFGYSSDGFKVSHDPFEFPSAERFNYLLDVLNSGSASDDSKLRHTDASRTDPESNQALNLPESPFASAIASGISTVI comes from the exons ATGATGGATTTTTCGGAGTATACAAGAATTGTGttcaacaaaatcaagaaattagAACCAGAGAATGCTACAAAGATTATAGGGTATCTTCTTTTACAAGACCGTGGGGATCAAGAAATTGTTAGGTTGGCTTTAGGTCCGGACCAATTGATTCATGAAGTGATTTTCAAAGCCAAAGCTGAACTACAACAGTTGGCTACTAAGTCAGCACCATCTCCTATCTCACCGCTGATGAACCCAGTTTTCAATCCTTTCTCAAATGTTTCTTCTAGGCCTTTTTCATCAGCAACAACAGCCTTTGGGGTTACACCTCCCTATTGGGATCCTCAGCTAGCTAGCAAGCATAGTTCTGATTTCATTCCATCCGTTTGCTCGGATTCTATTGCGGAACTCCAAAACCAGACTCAGTTATTGGGTCTAGAGGATCCAATAGAGGCTGGAAATTCTGGACTTTCAGGATTTTCGAATGAGTACTTTTACCCTGATGCAACAATAGGCAACTTCAGTGCTAGAGCAAGTAGACGGTTTTCGATTCTTCCCGAGTTGCCGCGAAAGACTTGTCACTATTTCAACAAGGGGTTTTGCAAGCATGGAAGTAGCTGTAGGTACTACCATGGGCAAGTCTTGCCTGAGAGCTTCTCTCAGATGTATGGAGATGATGCCATTAATGAAGATCAATTTTTCTCACCCCGGTCTCTTGACAAGCTAGAGATGGAAATCGTTGAGATTTTGAAATCAAGAAGGGGGAATCCTGTTTCAATTGCTTCTCTGCCTATGATATATTATGAGAACTTTGGAAAAGTTCTTCAGGCCGAAGGGTACCTCACTGAGAGCCAGAGACATGGCAAAGCTGGTTATAGTTTGACAAAGCTTCTTGCTCGATTGAAAAATAGTATTCGGCTGATTGACAG GCCTCATGGTCAGCATGCAGTAATTTTGGCTGAAGATGCTGCAAAATACATGGATAATCGGAATGAGAAAAGCGATCCTGGTCCAATTGTCAGTGGCTCACGACAGATATATTTAACATTTCCAGCCGAAAGTACTTTCACTGAAGAGGATGTCTCCAACTACTTCAA CTCCTTCGGCCCGGTTGAAGATGTGAGGATTCCCTGCCAACAGAAACGAATGTTTGGGTTTGTAACCTTTGTTAGTGCAGACACGGTGAAAGTGATTTTGGCAAAAGGAAATCCACATTTTGTTTGCGGGGCTCGTGTTCTTGTGAAACCTTACAGGGAGAAATCAAAGCTCAACGAAAG CAGGAAATACCCAGACAGAATTGAGCCTCAAATGTACTATTCTCCCCACTATGCTGACATGGATTCTGAGCTTCATGCAA TGGCAAGAGGATGTGAGACCTCCAGGTTGCTGAGGAAGCAGCTTATGGAAGAGCAAGAACAAGCCCTTGAACTTGAGAGGAGGCACCTTGCAGAGCTGCAGTTAGCACGGAAACTTCCAGCCAGTCCGCCCTATTTTGGCTACTCCTCGGATGGGTTTAAAGTTTCTCATG ATCCTTTCGAATTCCCATCGGCGGAACGATTCAATTATCTGTTGGATGTTCTGAACAGCGGCTCCGCTAGTGATGATAGTAAACTGAGGCATACGGATGCCTCCCGCACTGACCCGGAGAG CAATCAAGCTCTAAATCTCCCCGAGAGCCCATTTGCATCTGCAATAGCTAGCGGCATTTCAACGGTCATATAG
- the LOC132174753 gene encoding zinc finger CCCH domain-containing protein 18-like isoform X1 gives MMDFSEYTRIVFNKIKKLEPENATKIIGYLLLQDRGDQEIVRLALGPDQLIHEVIFKAKAELQQLATKSAPSPISPLMNPVFNPFSNVSSRPFSSATTAFGVTPPYWDPQLASKHSSDFIPSVCSDSIAELQNQTQLLGLEDPIEAGNSGLSGFSNEYFYPDATIGNFSARASRRFSILPELPRKTCHYFNKGFCKHGSSCRYYHGQVLPESFSQMYGDDAINEDQFFSPRSLDKLEMEIVEILKSRRGNPVSIASLPMIYYENFGKVLQAEGYLTESQRHGKAGYSLTKLLARLKNSIRLIDRPHGQHAVILAEDAAKYMDNRNEKSDPGPIVSGSRQIYLTFPAESTFTEEDVSNYFNSFGPVEDVRIPCQQKRMFGFVTFVSADTVKVILAKGNPHFVCGARVLVKPYREKSKLNESRKYPDRIEPQMYYSPHYADMDSELHAMARGCETSRLLRKQLMEEQEQALELERRHLAELQLARKLPASPPYFGYSSDGFKVSHAPADPFEFPSAERFNYLLDVLNSGSASDDSKLRHTDASRTDPESNQALNLPESPFASAIASGISTVI, from the exons ATGATGGATTTTTCGGAGTATACAAGAATTGTGttcaacaaaatcaagaaattagAACCAGAGAATGCTACAAAGATTATAGGGTATCTTCTTTTACAAGACCGTGGGGATCAAGAAATTGTTAGGTTGGCTTTAGGTCCGGACCAATTGATTCATGAAGTGATTTTCAAAGCCAAAGCTGAACTACAACAGTTGGCTACTAAGTCAGCACCATCTCCTATCTCACCGCTGATGAACCCAGTTTTCAATCCTTTCTCAAATGTTTCTTCTAGGCCTTTTTCATCAGCAACAACAGCCTTTGGGGTTACACCTCCCTATTGGGATCCTCAGCTAGCTAGCAAGCATAGTTCTGATTTCATTCCATCCGTTTGCTCGGATTCTATTGCGGAACTCCAAAACCAGACTCAGTTATTGGGTCTAGAGGATCCAATAGAGGCTGGAAATTCTGGACTTTCAGGATTTTCGAATGAGTACTTTTACCCTGATGCAACAATAGGCAACTTCAGTGCTAGAGCAAGTAGACGGTTTTCGATTCTTCCCGAGTTGCCGCGAAAGACTTGTCACTATTTCAACAAGGGGTTTTGCAAGCATGGAAGTAGCTGTAGGTACTACCATGGGCAAGTCTTGCCTGAGAGCTTCTCTCAGATGTATGGAGATGATGCCATTAATGAAGATCAATTTTTCTCACCCCGGTCTCTTGACAAGCTAGAGATGGAAATCGTTGAGATTTTGAAATCAAGAAGGGGGAATCCTGTTTCAATTGCTTCTCTGCCTATGATATATTATGAGAACTTTGGAAAAGTTCTTCAGGCCGAAGGGTACCTCACTGAGAGCCAGAGACATGGCAAAGCTGGTTATAGTTTGACAAAGCTTCTTGCTCGATTGAAAAATAGTATTCGGCTGATTGACAG GCCTCATGGTCAGCATGCAGTAATTTTGGCTGAAGATGCTGCAAAATACATGGATAATCGGAATGAGAAAAGCGATCCTGGTCCAATTGTCAGTGGCTCACGACAGATATATTTAACATTTCCAGCCGAAAGTACTTTCACTGAAGAGGATGTCTCCAACTACTTCAA CTCCTTCGGCCCGGTTGAAGATGTGAGGATTCCCTGCCAACAGAAACGAATGTTTGGGTTTGTAACCTTTGTTAGTGCAGACACGGTGAAAGTGATTTTGGCAAAAGGAAATCCACATTTTGTTTGCGGGGCTCGTGTTCTTGTGAAACCTTACAGGGAGAAATCAAAGCTCAACGAAAG CAGGAAATACCCAGACAGAATTGAGCCTCAAATGTACTATTCTCCCCACTATGCTGACATGGATTCTGAGCTTCATGCAA TGGCAAGAGGATGTGAGACCTCCAGGTTGCTGAGGAAGCAGCTTATGGAAGAGCAAGAACAAGCCCTTGAACTTGAGAGGAGGCACCTTGCAGAGCTGCAGTTAGCACGGAAACTTCCAGCCAGTCCGCCCTATTTTGGCTACTCCTCGGATGGGTTTAAAGTTTCTCATG CTCCTGCAGATCCTTTCGAATTCCCATCGGCGGAACGATTCAATTATCTGTTGGATGTTCTGAACAGCGGCTCCGCTAGTGATGATAGTAAACTGAGGCATACGGATGCCTCCCGCACTGACCCGGAGAG CAATCAAGCTCTAAATCTCCCCGAGAGCCCATTTGCATCTGCAATAGCTAGCGGCATTTCAACGGTCATATAG
- the LOC132174753 gene encoding zinc finger CCCH domain-containing protein 18-like isoform X2 yields the protein MMDFSEYTRIVFNKIKKLEPENATKIIGYLLLQDRGDQEIVRLALGPDQLIHEVIFKAKAELQQLATKSAPSPISPLMNPVFNPFSNVSSRPFSSATTAFGVTPPYWDPQLASKHSSDFIPSVCSDSIAELQNQTQLLGLEDPIEAGNSGLSGFSNEYFYPDATIGNFSARASRRFSILPELPRKTCHYFNKGFCKHGSSCRYYHGQVLPESFSQMYGDDAINEDQFFSPRSLDKLEMEIVEILKSRRGNPVSIASLPMIYYENFGKVLQAEGYLTESQRHGKAGYSLTKLLARLKNSIRLIDRPHGQHAVILAEDAAKYMDNRNEKSDPGPIVSGSRQIYLTFPAESTFTEEDVSNYFNSFGPVEDVRIPCQQKRMFGFVTFVSADTVKVILAKGNPHFVCGARVLVKPYREKSKLNERKYPDRIEPQMYYSPHYADMDSELHAMARGCETSRLLRKQLMEEQEQALELERRHLAELQLARKLPASPPYFGYSSDGFKVSHAPADPFEFPSAERFNYLLDVLNSGSASDDSKLRHTDASRTDPESNQALNLPESPFASAIASGISTVI from the exons ATGATGGATTTTTCGGAGTATACAAGAATTGTGttcaacaaaatcaagaaattagAACCAGAGAATGCTACAAAGATTATAGGGTATCTTCTTTTACAAGACCGTGGGGATCAAGAAATTGTTAGGTTGGCTTTAGGTCCGGACCAATTGATTCATGAAGTGATTTTCAAAGCCAAAGCTGAACTACAACAGTTGGCTACTAAGTCAGCACCATCTCCTATCTCACCGCTGATGAACCCAGTTTTCAATCCTTTCTCAAATGTTTCTTCTAGGCCTTTTTCATCAGCAACAACAGCCTTTGGGGTTACACCTCCCTATTGGGATCCTCAGCTAGCTAGCAAGCATAGTTCTGATTTCATTCCATCCGTTTGCTCGGATTCTATTGCGGAACTCCAAAACCAGACTCAGTTATTGGGTCTAGAGGATCCAATAGAGGCTGGAAATTCTGGACTTTCAGGATTTTCGAATGAGTACTTTTACCCTGATGCAACAATAGGCAACTTCAGTGCTAGAGCAAGTAGACGGTTTTCGATTCTTCCCGAGTTGCCGCGAAAGACTTGTCACTATTTCAACAAGGGGTTTTGCAAGCATGGAAGTAGCTGTAGGTACTACCATGGGCAAGTCTTGCCTGAGAGCTTCTCTCAGATGTATGGAGATGATGCCATTAATGAAGATCAATTTTTCTCACCCCGGTCTCTTGACAAGCTAGAGATGGAAATCGTTGAGATTTTGAAATCAAGAAGGGGGAATCCTGTTTCAATTGCTTCTCTGCCTATGATATATTATGAGAACTTTGGAAAAGTTCTTCAGGCCGAAGGGTACCTCACTGAGAGCCAGAGACATGGCAAAGCTGGTTATAGTTTGACAAAGCTTCTTGCTCGATTGAAAAATAGTATTCGGCTGATTGACAG GCCTCATGGTCAGCATGCAGTAATTTTGGCTGAAGATGCTGCAAAATACATGGATAATCGGAATGAGAAAAGCGATCCTGGTCCAATTGTCAGTGGCTCACGACAGATATATTTAACATTTCCAGCCGAAAGTACTTTCACTGAAGAGGATGTCTCCAACTACTTCAA CTCCTTCGGCCCGGTTGAAGATGTGAGGATTCCCTGCCAACAGAAACGAATGTTTGGGTTTGTAACCTTTGTTAGTGCAGACACGGTGAAAGTGATTTTGGCAAAAGGAAATCCACATTTTGTTTGCGGGGCTCGTGTTCTTGTGAAACCTTACAGGGAGAAATCAAAGCTCAACGAAAG GAAATACCCAGACAGAATTGAGCCTCAAATGTACTATTCTCCCCACTATGCTGACATGGATTCTGAGCTTCATGCAA TGGCAAGAGGATGTGAGACCTCCAGGTTGCTGAGGAAGCAGCTTATGGAAGAGCAAGAACAAGCCCTTGAACTTGAGAGGAGGCACCTTGCAGAGCTGCAGTTAGCACGGAAACTTCCAGCCAGTCCGCCCTATTTTGGCTACTCCTCGGATGGGTTTAAAGTTTCTCATG CTCCTGCAGATCCTTTCGAATTCCCATCGGCGGAACGATTCAATTATCTGTTGGATGTTCTGAACAGCGGCTCCGCTAGTGATGATAGTAAACTGAGGCATACGGATGCCTCCCGCACTGACCCGGAGAG CAATCAAGCTCTAAATCTCCCCGAGAGCCCATTTGCATCTGCAATAGCTAGCGGCATTTCAACGGTCATATAG